A stretch of the Uranotaenia lowii strain MFRU-FL chromosome 3, ASM2978415v1, whole genome shotgun sequence genome encodes the following:
- the LOC129752731 gene encoding uncharacterized protein LOC129752731 — MTLLRRDGKIEKTWYPKQPDGRYLDYFSESPYTHKINTAYALIDRALKLSDAENRKTSITTVKSILRKNNYPQNMIDSVVQRRVHNLYNTLENKQHIPDGSRFMSLPYIPCLTEKVAKILRKHDLIAAPKPCDKIKSNIFTKLKDPIPIMQQTNVVYAITCACGNEYIGQTSQTLAKRIKQHETTVRLKQKATGLAQHALENGPGHMFDFPKTRILERIPNTTHRRIAEKLHIKMRENRAVNIQQDTKGISSVYNGLWKKLREKEEMELHRKTEHIQSTASRSSSSINSD; from the coding sequence ATGACGTTGCTAAGAAGAGATGGAAAAATTGAGAAGACTTGGTACCCCAAACAACCAGATGGTCGCTACCTAGATTACTTCTCGGAAAGCCCATACACACACAAAATCAACACCGCTTACGCGCTGATCGATCGTGCTTTGAAACTGTCGGATGCCGAAAATAGGAAAACCAGCATCACTACAGTCAAGTCGatattaagaaaaaacaattatccGCAAAACATGATAGACAGCGTTGTACAAAGAAGAGTGCACAATTTGTATAACACCCTCGAAAATAAGCAACACATACCCGACGGTAGCCGTTTCATGTCGTTGCCATACATACCGTGTCTGACCGAGAAAGTTGCAAAGATCTTGCGCAAACATGATTTGATTGCAGCTCCAAAGCCGTGCGACAAAATCAAGTCCAACATCTTTACGAAACTTAAGGACCCAATTCCGATAATGCAACAAACAAATGTCGTTTATGCCATCACATGCGCTTGCGGAAATGAGTACATCGGGCAAACATCGCAAACTCTTGCCAAACGCATCAAACAACATGAAACCACCGTGCGTCTTAAACAGAAAGCTACAGGCCTAGCTCAGCATGCGTTGGAAAATGGCCCCGGTCATATGTTTGATTTCCCGAAAACGAGAATTCTCGAACGAATCCCAAACACAACACACCGTCGGATAGCTGAAAAACTACACATAAAGATGCGAGAGAATCGTGCAGTTAACATCCAACAGGACACAAAAGGCATCTCGAGCGTGTACAACGGACTGTGGAAAAAACTGCGGGAAAAAGAGGAAATGGAACTACATCGCAAAACGGAACACATTCAGTCGACAGCTagccgcagcagcagcagcatcaacagtGACTAG
- the LOC129758291 gene encoding cuticle protein 19-like, with product MFKFVTLFACLAVIVAAYEEEHHSHPKYKFEYGVKDEHTHDHKSQWESRDGDDVKGQYTIDEADGTHRIVDYTSDHKGGFQPHVQRKGHAQHPHGESYANIEQHY from the exons ATGTTCAAA TTTGTAACCCTGTTTGCCTGTTTGGCTGTTATCGTGGCGGCCTACGAAGAGGAACATCACTCGCATCCCAAATACAAGTTTGAATATGGAGTGAAGGATGAGCACACTCACGATCACAAGAGCCAGTGGGAAAGCCGAGATGGAGATGACGTCAAGGGACAGTACACGATTGATGAAGCCGACGGAACGCACCGTATCGTAGATTATACTTCGGACCACAAGGGAGGATTCCAGCCCCATGTCCAGCGCAAGGGTCATGCCCAGCATCCTCATGGCGAAAGCTATGCCAACATCGAACAGCACTACTGA
- the LOC129758282 gene encoding cuticle protein 19-like: MFKIIVLVACLAVIASAQFYGGDYGHHGEDYHSHPKYKYEYGVKDHHTKDHKSQWESRDGDHVKGQYTLDEADGTHRVVDYSSDHKGGFQPHVQRKGHAKHPHHGESYANIHQHY, from the exons ATGTTCAAG ATCATCGTCCTGGTTGCCTGTTTGGCCGTCATTGCCTCTGCCCAATTTTACGGAGGAGACTACGGTCATCATGGAGAGGATTATCACTCCCATCCGAAATACAAGTACGAGTACGGAGTCAAGGATCATCACACCAAGGATCACAAGAGCCAGTGGGAAAGCCGAGATGGTGATCACGTTAAGGGACAGTACACTTTGGATGAAGCCGATGGAACCCACCGTGTTGTGGACTATTCTTCCGACCATAAGGGAGGATTCCAGCCCCATGTTCAGCGCAAGGGTCATGCCAAGCACCCACACCATGGAGAGAGCTACGCCAACATCCATCAACACTACTAA
- the LOC129757759 gene encoding uncharacterized protein LOC129757759 codes for MNRKPVTSKINSGIPKTVSYIPDHRSNSLSRKSSQGSVDNIARSTSSASSVGKINNPNRNEPNSGKSATPGRRPRTGSVISTKAPSLPEEPSRTRRLGYRPAYLRNRKSEINAAVSRDPKIEDEKPPTLVPSEPKPLIERQRTFDKQVENMRDSISSTLKLVGLEVREQLCGGDRMNLNETRLLELALKDLLEEKRLQEAEIAWLKDESKSQLELGTKDRQRIAELEAFVDQIPQEMKRLCEEIDKRDKEIELLKKNQGEPDLPTRFVELQQDRNDLSRQVEKLLEEVDELRAENQTLRKKFASAQAENATQSDQDSEVELCEPQDSELVIQHLRRNISKSKTARTILKEQVQKLKEENRQLMDCLENDKRGDSLTSLQSSQNTDYSSLEEDTIPNQGTTEEDQTDASEVIDRFDFLEESRDQKRMKKRTIEVKKYEC; via the exons ATGAACCGCAAGCCAGTAACATCAAAAATAAACAGTGGAATTCCAAAAACTGTGAGCTACATCCCGGATCATCGTTCAAATAGCCTCTCGAGAAAATCATCCCAAGGTTCGGTAGACAATATTGCACGAAGTACCTCATCTGCCAGCAGCGTTGGTAAAATCAACAACCCCAATCGCAACGAACCAAATTCGGGAAAATCAGCAACTCCCGGTCGACGTCCCCGAACTGGAAGTGTCATATCGACCAAAGCTCCTTCCCTACCGGAAGAACCATCTCGTACACGACGCCTCGGTTATCGGCCGGCATATTTGAGAAACCGGAAGTCCGAAATAAATGCGGCAGTTTCGCGCGACCCGAAAATAGAGGACGAAAAACCTCCAACTTTGGTGCCAAGTGAGCCAAAGCCTCTGATCGAACGACAACGCACCTTCGATAAACAGGTGGAAAATATGCGGGACTCGATTAGCTCGACACTTAAATTGGTAGGTTTGGAAGTTCGCGAGCAGTTGTGCGGTGGAGATAGAATGAATTTGAACGAAACCCGATTATTGGAGTTGGCTCTTAAGGACCTCTTGGAAGAAAAGCGGTTGCAGGAAGCCGAAATCGCCTGGCTAAAAGATGAATCAAAATCTCAGCTCGAGCTCGGTACGAAAGATCGACAACGAATTGCTGAATTGGAAGCATTTGTCGATCAAATTCCACAAGAGATGAAACGTTTGTGTGAGGAAATCGATAAAAGAGACAAGGAAATTGAGCTGCTGAAGAAAAATCAAGGTGAACCGGATTTACCTacgagatttgtcgaacttcaGCAAGACAGAAATGATTTGAGTCGACAAGTAGAAAAATTGCTCGAAGAGGTCGACGAATTGAGGGCAGAAAATCAGACCCTCCGGAAGAAATTTGCTAGCGCACAG GCAGAAAACGCAACTCAAAGCGACCAGGATTCCGAAGTGGAACTTTGTGAACCCCAAGATAGTGAGCTAGTTATCCAGCATCTCAGACGAAATATATCAAAATCCAAGACAGCTCGTACCATTCTCAAAGAGCAAGTGCAAAAACTGAAAGAAGAAAATCGTCAGTTAATGGATTGTTT GGAAAACGATAAGCGAGGGGATTCCTTGACAAGCCTGCAGTCCTCTCAGAATACTGATTATTCTTCCTTAGAGGAAGATACAATTCCGAATCAAGGCACCACAGAGGAAGATCAGACTGATGCTAGTGAAGTTATAGATCGATTCGACTTTTTGGAAGAATCGAGGgaccaaaaaagaatgaaaaaaagaacaattgaGGTGAAAAAATACGAATGCTAG
- the LOC129758284 gene encoding cuticle protein 19-like — MFKIIVLVACLAVIASAQFYGGDHGHHEEDHHSHPKYKFEYGVKDHHTKDHKSQWESRDGDHTKGQYTLDEADGTHRVVDYTSDHKGGFQPHVQRKGHAKHPHHGESYANIEQHY; from the exons ATGTTCAAG ATCATCGTCCTGGTTGCCTGTTTGGCCGTCATTGCCTCTGCCCAGTTTTACGGAGGAGATCACGGCCATCATGAGGAAGATCACCACAGCCATCCGAAATACAAATTCGAGTACGGAGTCAAGGATCATCACACCAAGGATCACAAGAGCCAATGGGAAAGCCGAGATGGTGATCACACCAAGGGACAATACACCCTGGATGAAGCTGATGGAACCCACCGTGTTGTGGACTACACTTCCGACCACAAGGGAGGATTCCAACCCCATGTCCAGCGCAAGGGTCATGCCAAGCACCCACACCATGGAGAGAGCTATGCCAACATTGAGCAACATTATTGA
- the LOC129758285 gene encoding cuticle protein 19-like → MFKIIVLVACLAVIASAQFYGGDHSHHEEDHHSHPKYKYEYGVKDHHTKDHKSQWESRDGDHTKGQYTLDEADGTHRVVDYTSDHKGGFQPHVQRMGHAKHPHHGESYVKIDQKY, encoded by the exons ATGTTCAAG ATCATCGTCCTGGTTGCCTGTCTGGCTGTCATTGCCTCTGCCCAGTTCTACGGAGGAGATCACAGCCATCATGAGGAAGATCACCACAGCCATCCGAAATACAAGTACGAGTACGGAGTCAAGGATCATCACACCAAGGATCACAAGAGTCAGTGGGAAAGCCGAGATGGAGATCATACCAAGGGACAATACACCTTGGATGAAGCCGATGGAACTCACCGTGTCGTGGATTACACTTCCGACCATAAGGGAGGATTTCAGCCCCATGTTCAGCGAATGGGTCATGCCAAGCACCCACACCACGGAGAGAGCTACGTGAAAATCGATCAAAAATACTAA